The following coding sequences are from one Streptomyces sp. NBC_01294 window:
- a CDS encoding serine/threonine-protein kinase has protein sequence MAESRLIQGRYRSLDLIGRGGMGEVWRARDESLGRQVAVKCLKPIGAEQDAHFTQVLRERFRREARVAASLQHRGVTVVHDFGDDSAAGGPLYLVMELLEGRNLSQLLEDNDTRPLPVDVVVDIAEQMSAALGYTHDQGVVHRDLKPANIMRLTDGTVKICDFGIARLAHDIGFTAKLTGGGMAMGTPHYMSPEQIAGGELDHRSDLYSLGCVLYEIATGAPPFDLGDSWSVLVGHRDNAPVPLREHRPELPGYFEEVVLDLLAKRPEDRPGDARHVHRRLVEARRGPGGLPGAQAPLPAWAHGMTAGRKAGIDARPASGEWAVLTGSWTAARTSGEQPVPRPDGRHPAARPGDGAIVRPGDAAIVRPEPAEDPRLTAAYGLASRPGPRETGPDALAAGHARAYALSRAGRPEEALAAYVAVAEGRTRVLGADHADTLAARQEAAYETGRLGRHQEAHDIYRAVLVARERTMGPLHPDTLRCRHNLACALGALGRFAQAHATAARVAADRATVLGAEHADTLLTRYEAAYALGRLDRWQEALAGFREVAAVRERVLGRDHPDTLAARYEVGIALGRTGNSARALDLFRALVRDRTRAYGAADPETLRARHVLGVNLGRLERWEEAVAEARQVGAARAEVLGAEHPDTLVSRRELAVGLGRLGRWEEALPIYRELSGIRERALGDEHPDTALAHADEAHCLERLGQVCYQEP, from the coding sequence ATGGCGGAGTCCAGACTGATCCAGGGCCGGTACCGGTCGCTCGATCTGATCGGGCGCGGCGGCATGGGCGAGGTGTGGCGCGCCCGCGACGAATCGCTGGGCCGGCAGGTCGCGGTGAAGTGCCTCAAGCCGATCGGGGCCGAGCAGGACGCCCACTTCACCCAGGTGCTGCGCGAACGCTTCCGGCGCGAGGCGCGCGTGGCCGCGTCCCTCCAGCACCGCGGTGTCACGGTCGTCCACGACTTCGGCGACGACAGCGCCGCGGGCGGTCCCCTCTACCTCGTCATGGAGCTCCTCGAAGGCCGCAACCTCAGCCAGCTCCTGGAGGACAACGACACCCGCCCGCTGCCCGTGGACGTGGTCGTCGACATCGCGGAGCAGATGTCCGCCGCCCTCGGCTACACCCATGACCAGGGCGTCGTCCACCGCGACCTGAAGCCCGCCAACATCATGCGGCTCACCGACGGCACCGTAAAGATCTGCGACTTCGGCATCGCCCGCCTCGCCCACGACATCGGCTTCACCGCCAAGCTCACCGGCGGCGGCATGGCCATGGGCACCCCGCACTACATGTCGCCCGAGCAGATCGCGGGCGGCGAGCTCGACCACCGCAGCGACCTGTACTCCCTCGGCTGCGTCCTGTACGAGATCGCCACCGGCGCCCCGCCCTTCGACCTCGGCGACTCCTGGTCGGTGCTGGTCGGCCACCGCGACAACGCGCCCGTACCGCTGCGCGAGCACCGCCCCGAGCTGCCCGGCTACTTCGAGGAGGTGGTCCTGGACCTGCTCGCCAAGCGCCCCGAGGACCGGCCCGGAGACGCCCGCCACGTGCACCGCCGACTCGTCGAGGCACGCCGGGGACCGGGCGGCCTGCCCGGTGCCCAGGCTCCGCTCCCGGCATGGGCCCACGGAATGACCGCCGGGCGCAAGGCCGGGATCGACGCCCGCCCCGCGAGCGGTGAATGGGCCGTGCTCACCGGCTCCTGGACGGCCGCGCGCACCAGCGGCGAGCAGCCCGTCCCGCGCCCCGACGGCCGGCACCCCGCGGCCCGGCCCGGCGACGGCGCCATCGTCCGCCCCGGCGACGCCGCCATCGTCCGCCCCGAGCCGGCCGAGGACCCCCGGCTCACCGCGGCGTACGGCCTCGCGAGCCGCCCCGGCCCGCGGGAGACCGGCCCCGACGCGCTCGCAGCCGGCCACGCCCGCGCCTACGCCCTCAGCCGTGCGGGCCGGCCCGAGGAGGCGCTCGCCGCGTACGTGGCCGTGGCCGAGGGGCGCACCCGCGTGCTCGGTGCGGACCACGCCGACACCCTCGCGGCCCGCCAGGAGGCGGCGTACGAGACGGGCCGGCTCGGACGCCACCAGGAGGCGCACGACATCTACCGGGCGGTGCTCGTCGCCCGCGAGCGGACCATGGGTCCGCTGCACCCCGACACCCTGCGCTGCCGGCACAACCTGGCCTGCGCCCTGGGGGCGCTGGGCCGGTTCGCGCAGGCCCACGCCACCGCCGCCCGGGTCGCCGCCGACCGGGCGACCGTGCTGGGCGCCGAGCACGCGGACACCCTGCTGACCCGGTACGAGGCGGCGTACGCCCTCGGCCGCCTGGACCGCTGGCAGGAGGCCCTGGCCGGCTTCCGCGAGGTCGCCGCCGTACGGGAACGGGTGCTCGGCCGCGACCACCCCGACACCCTGGCCGCCCGCTACGAGGTCGGCATCGCGCTCGGCCGCACCGGGAACAGCGCCCGGGCCCTCGACCTGTTCCGGGCCCTGGTCCGCGACCGCACCCGTGCCTACGGCGCGGCCGATCCCGAGACCCTGCGCGCCCGGCACGTCCTCGGGGTCAACCTGGGCCGCCTGGAGCGCTGGGAGGAGGCGGTGGCCGAGGCCCGGCAGGTGGGCGCCGCACGGGCCGAGGTGCTCGGTGCCGAGCACCCGGACACCCTGGTCAGCCGCCGGGAGCTGGCCGTCGGGCTCGGCCGGCTGGGCCGCTGGGAGGAGGCGCTGCCCATCTACCGGGAGCTCTCCGGCATCCGCGAGCGGGCCCTGGGCGACGAGCATCCCGACACCGCCCTGGCCCACGCCGACGAGGCCCACTGTCTGGAGCGGCTCGGCCAGGTGTGTTACCAAGAGCCATGA
- a CDS encoding phytoene desaturase family protein: MTTFGRDVYDDVIVGGGHNGLVAAAYLARAGRSVLVLERLGNTGGAAISTRPFVGVDARLSRYSYLVSLLPAKIVRDLDLRFAVRRRTVSSYTPVERDGRPGGLLVGGGEQRTRESFARLTGSQREYESWRAFYGTTGRVAERVFPTLTEPLPTRAELRARVDDEAAWRMLFEEPLGQAVERHFTDDLVRGVVLTDGLIGTFADAHDPSLAQNRCFLYHVIGGGTGDWDVPVGGMGALTDALAQAARAAGAEIATGHEVLRIDTDGIAPAEVVFRTATGEGRVVGRTVLVNASPQALAELLGETPPEDAAAAPEGAQLKVNMLLRRLPRLRDTTVDPREAFGGTFHIAEGYAELARAYAEAAAGELPSVPPSEIYCHSLTDPTILGPELVEEGYQTLTLFGLHTPARLFGHDNWQAREVLLTATLAQLDAHLAEPLTDCLAFDADGRPCIEAKTPLDLERELRLPGGHIFHRDLSWPYGESDGRWGVETAHRNVLLCGAGAVRGGGVSGVPGHNAAMAVLGH, encoded by the coding sequence ATGACGACCTTCGGGCGGGACGTGTACGACGATGTGATCGTGGGCGGTGGGCACAACGGCCTGGTGGCCGCCGCCTACCTGGCCCGGGCGGGCCGATCGGTGCTGGTCCTGGAGAGACTCGGGAACACGGGCGGGGCGGCGATCTCCACCCGCCCCTTCGTGGGAGTCGACGCCCGCCTCTCGCGCTACTCCTACCTCGTCTCCCTGCTCCCGGCGAAGATCGTGCGCGACCTGGACCTGCGCTTCGCGGTGCGCAGGCGCACGGTCTCCTCGTACACGCCGGTCGAACGCGACGGGCGGCCCGGCGGGCTGCTCGTCGGCGGCGGTGAGCAGCGCACCCGGGAGTCCTTCGCGCGGCTGACCGGCTCGCAGCGGGAGTACGAGAGCTGGCGCGCCTTCTACGGAACCACCGGGCGGGTCGCCGAGAGGGTGTTCCCGACCCTGACCGAGCCCCTGCCCACCCGGGCGGAGCTGCGGGCCCGGGTCGACGACGAGGCCGCGTGGCGGATGCTCTTCGAGGAGCCGCTGGGGCAGGCGGTGGAGCGGCACTTCACCGACGACCTGGTCCGCGGGGTGGTCCTCACCGACGGGCTGATCGGCACCTTCGCGGACGCGCACGACCCTTCCCTCGCGCAGAACCGCTGCTTCCTCTACCACGTCATCGGCGGCGGCACCGGGGACTGGGACGTTCCGGTCGGCGGCATGGGCGCGCTGACGGACGCCCTCGCGCAGGCCGCCCGCGCGGCCGGGGCGGAGATCGCCACCGGCCACGAGGTGCTGCGGATCGACACGGACGGGATCGCTCCGGCCGAGGTGGTGTTCCGTACGGCGACGGGGGAAGGCCGGGTGGTCGGCCGCACGGTGCTGGTGAACGCCTCCCCGCAGGCGCTGGCCGAACTCCTCGGCGAGACGCCGCCCGAGGACGCGGCAGCGGCCCCCGAGGGCGCCCAGCTCAAGGTCAACATGCTGCTGCGCCGGCTGCCCCGGCTGCGGGACACCACGGTGGACCCGCGGGAGGCTTTCGGCGGCACCTTCCACATCGCGGAGGGGTACGCCGAGCTCGCCCGGGCCTACGCGGAGGCCGCGGCCGGGGAACTGCCCTCCGTACCGCCCTCGGAGATCTACTGCCACTCGCTGACCGACCCGACGATCCTCGGACCGGAGCTGGTGGAGGAGGGCTACCAGACGCTCACCCTCTTCGGCCTGCACACCCCGGCCCGGCTGTTCGGACACGACAACTGGCAGGCCCGCGAGGTGCTGCTGACCGCCACCCTCGCACAACTCGACGCACACCTGGCCGAACCGCTCACCGACTGCCTCGCCTTCGACGCGGACGGCCGCCCGTGCATCGAGGCGAAGACCCCGCTGGACCTGGAGCGCGAACTGCGGCTGCCCGGCGGGCACATCTTCCACCGCGACCTGTCCTGGCCGTACGGCGAGTCGGACGGCCGGTGGGGCGTGGAGACCGCCCACCGCAACGTACTGCTGTGCGGGGCGGGGGCGGTTCGCGGCGGCGGCGTCAGCGGGGTCCCCGGGCACAACGCGGCGATGGCCGTGCTCGGGCACTAG
- a CDS encoding oxygenase MpaB family protein, which yields MGNTTTADPGLYGPSSVTWQCHGDPIMWVAGIRALYLQALHPRAVRGVMANSDFRHDAWGRLLRTADFVGTLTYGTTEAAERAGSRVRAIHRALSATDPDTGERFPVDDPELLLWIHCAQIDSFLHVLRRSGVRLTAAQADRYVDENRVGARLVGLDPAGVPADTAQLAAYFERIRPELAAGPDAHAVDDFLRGPPVHPLLVPGRNLLWPRIAGPAYGSLPGWAHQLYGRPAPAPRSVTRRLRLTGLVLRSIPAGLRWKLPPGHILKAMRRMGPGSRPSPYTLRTSAAILDRPGRA from the coding sequence ATGGGGAACACCACGACCGCCGATCCGGGGCTGTACGGCCCGTCGTCCGTCACCTGGCAGTGCCACGGCGACCCGATCATGTGGGTCGCCGGGATCCGCGCGCTCTACCTCCAGGCCCTCCACCCGCGCGCCGTCCGCGGGGTCATGGCGAACTCCGACTTCCGACACGACGCCTGGGGGCGGTTGCTGCGCACCGCCGACTTCGTCGGCACCCTCACCTACGGCACCACCGAGGCCGCCGAGCGCGCCGGCAGCCGCGTCCGCGCGATCCACCGCGCCCTGTCGGCCACCGACCCGGACACCGGCGAGCGCTTCCCCGTCGACGACCCCGAGCTGCTGCTCTGGATCCACTGCGCGCAGATCGACAGCTTCCTGCACGTCCTGCGCCGCTCAGGCGTCCGCCTCACCGCCGCCCAGGCCGACCGCTACGTCGACGAGAACCGCGTGGGCGCCCGCCTCGTCGGACTCGACCCGGCCGGGGTCCCCGCCGACACCGCCCAGCTCGCCGCCTACTTCGAGCGGATCCGGCCCGAGCTCGCCGCCGGCCCCGACGCCCACGCCGTGGACGACTTCCTGCGGGGCCCGCCCGTGCACCCGCTCCTCGTGCCTGGCCGAAACCTGCTGTGGCCCCGCATCGCCGGTCCCGCGTACGGTTCCCTCCCGGGATGGGCGCACCAGCTGTACGGGCGGCCCGCTCCGGCACCGCGCAGCGTCACCCGGCGCCTGCGCCTCACCGGACTCGTGCTGCGCAGCATTCCCGCAGGTCTGCGGTGGAAGCTGCCGCCAGGTCACATCTTGAAAGCGATGCGTCGCATGGGCCCCGGGAGCCGCCCCTCGCCGTACACACTGCGTACATCAGCGGCCATACTGGACCGGCCGGGGAGGGCGTAG